The region CCCACGACCACGTCCCGTTCTACCGGGAGGCCTTCGACCGGGCCGGGGTGCATCCGCAGGACTGCCGTTCGCTCGGCGATCTCGCCCGCTTCCCGTTCACCGTCAAGGACGATCTGCGCGCCCAGTACCCCTTCGGGATGTTCGCCGTCCCGAAGGAGAAAGTCCGCCGCATCCACGCCTCCAGCGGCACCACCGGCCGCCCGACGATCGTCGGCTACACCGAGCGCGATCTGTCGCACTGGGCGGACGTCGTCGCCCGCTCCCTCCGTGCGGCCGGCGCGCGGCCCGGTCACACGGTCCATATCGCGTACGGGTACGGACTGTTCACCGGCGGTCTGGGCGCCCACTACGGCGCCGAACGGCTCGGCTGCACGGTCGTGCCGGCGTCCGGCGGGATGACCAGCCGGCAGGTGCAGATCATCCAGGACCTCCGGCCCGAGATCATCATGGTCACGCCGTCCTACATGCTCACGCTGCTGGACGAGTTCGAGCGGCAGGGCATCGATCCCCGTACGACCTCGCTGGAGGTGGGCGTCTTCGGCGCCGAGCCCTGGACACAGGAGATGCGCCGCGAGATCGAGGAGCGGTTCGCGATCGACGCCGTGGACATATACGGCCTGTCGGAGGTGATGGGGCCCGGCGTCGCCCAGGAGTGCGTGGAGACCAAGGACGGGCTCCACATCTGGGAGGACCACTTCTACCCGGAGGTGGTCGACCCGATCACCGGCGAGGTACTGCCGGACGGTGCGCACGGCGAGCTGGTGTTCACCTCGCTCACCAAGGAGGCGATGCCGGTCATCCGCTACCGCACCCGTGACCTGACCCGGCTGCTGCCCGGTAGCGCGCGGGCCCCCTTCCGCCGGATGGAGAAGATCACCGGACGCAGCGACGACATGATCATCCTGCGCGGGGTCAACCTCTTCCCCGCGCAGGTCGAGGAGATCGTGCTGCGGACGCCCGGGGTCGCCCCGCACTTCCAGCTGAAGCTGACCCGGGAGGGCCGGATGGACCGGCTGACCGTGCGCGCCGAGGCCCGGCCGGACGCTCCTCCCGAGGTGCGCACGGTCGCCGCCGGGCTGATCGCGCGCGGCGTCAAGGAGGGCATCGGGGTCTCCGTCGCGGTCGAGATCGTCGACCCCGAGACCCTGGAACGCTCGGTGGGCAAGATCAAGCGCATCGTGGACGCCCGGCCGCGGGACAGGGCTGCGGACACGTCCTGAGGCCGGACCCAGGACGGGTCCTGCGGAGGCGCCCTGAGGAGGGGCCCGGGGAGAGGCCGGGTGGCCTTCCGGGCCCCCGCACCGCCCCTTCCGCGGAAGTCCCCGGGAGTCCGTGCGATGGCACCGGGTTCTGGCGGATTCCGGCGCGCTCCGGCGGGCTTGCGTCGCGACCCGCCGGCTCCGGCGCCGCAAGGACGCGGCCGGTGGCGTGGCGGCTCAGTCCGTCGGGGCCAGGCGGGCGGCGAGATCGGCGAAGGCCGTGCGGACGGCTTCCGGGTTCTCCACCCAGGGGAAGTGGCCGGCCTCCGCGATCCGGCGGTGCAGCACGTGCGGCCCCTGGAAGCCGGGCTCGTCCTGCCAGAGGCGCTGGTCGACCACGTGGTCCCGGTCACCGCTGACGATGAGGGTCGGCAGGTCCCGCGGTGTCCAGCGGGCGCGGTAGTCGTCGTCGAAATGGGCGTCGGCCCAGGCCACCGCGTCATGGCAGTAGGGAAGGCCGCTGAGCAGCGCCCGGCCCTCGGCGGAGGCGGAAGGCCTGAAGTTCCAGGGCGCGGCGGCCAGCGTCAGTGCCCGCAGGGTCCGGTCGTCGGGCTGCCGGGCATAGCGCTCGGCCGCGGCGTCGACCTCGGGGAGCGGGTGGTCCTGGGCGTAGCGGGCGAAGCCGGAGCGCCAGCCCGCGTGCGGTGCGCTGCTGATCAGCACCAGGCCCGCGAGCTGTGCCGGGAGTTCCGGGACGGACAGTAGGAACATGCCCCCGGTGGAGTGGCCGACCATCACCACCTCGTCCAGCGCCTGCGCGGCCTCCGCCAGGACTCCCGGCCACTGGGCGTAGGGATCGGCCGGAACCGCGGGCAGACCGCGGTTGGAGCCGTCGCCGGGCAGATCGACCAGCCAGGCGGATCCGGGGACCCGGGCCGCCGCCACCAGGCCGTGCAGGGATTCGGAGCCCAGCCCCGGCCCGCCGGGCACGAAGAGCCAGTTTCCGCGCCCGTCACCGGAGGAGACCCGGCGCAGCCTGACTCCCGAAGCCGTCCACCACTCCTGCCCCTCCGCTTCCACCGTTCCCGCTCTCTCTCCGTCATGCGCCATGCGTTTCTCACCGTCATGGGCCATGCGTTTCGCCGCCCCGGGGACGATAGGCGCTGGAGGCCGTTGTGGGCCCGGCATTTCCCGGATGCACGGTGCGGGAGCGGGCCCCGACGCGCGGATTCAGCGGGCCGGCGGGCGCGGACCGCTGTCGGACACAGCCCCGCACAGGCCGCTCGGCAGGCGGGCCGGCCGGCGGATCGGCTCAGCCCAGCGTCGGGTCCCCCTTGATCAGGGCGAACGGGGCGCCTGCCGGGTCCTTGACCATCGCCAGTCGGCCGACACCCGGGGCGTCGACGGGCGGGATCAGGGCCGTGGCACCCTGGCCGGTGGCCGCGGCGAAGGTGGCGTCGCAGTCGGTCACGCCGAAGTACGGGTGCCACTCGGAGGTCGAACCGGCCTCCAGATGCTCCTTGCCCAGCTGCATGATGCCGCCGTGCCCGGTGTCGTCGGCCTTGCCGCCGCCCGGTGCGGAGACGACGGAGTAGATCATGTCACCGCCCATCGGCATGTCCTGGTGGCTCCAGGAGAAGACCGAGCGGTAGAAGCCCTTCGCGGCGGCCGCATCGGTGGTGTACAGCTCCGTCCAGCACAGGGAGTTCGGTTCCATGACCGTCTCCAGGCCCTGGACGTCGCCCGGCTGCCACACGGCGAAGTCGGCACCCGTCGAGTCGGTGAACGCGGCCAGCCGGCCCGCGGTGAAGACGTCCATCGGCGGGACGCGCACCGCGCCGCCGGCCTGCTCCACCGACTTGAGCGTGGCGTCCGCGTCGGGGGTCTGGAAGTACACCGTCCAGGCGGAGCGCGCGCCCTCCTCCATCAGCGGGCCGACGGCTCCGACGGTCTTGCCGTCGAGCTGGAAGAAGCCGTACCCGCCGGAGTCCGGGCCGGCCGACTGGAAGGTCCAGCCGAACACGGCGCCGTAGAAGGCGACGGCGTCGTCGATGTCGGGGGCCCCGAGGTCGAGCCAGTTCGGTGTTCCCGGGACGTAGTGGGTCGTCAGCATGGGTGTCCTCCGTCGCGCGGATGGTGGCGTTCACGGCTGTTTCCCGCCGTTTCTCAGGATGGCAGGGGGCACTGACAATCGCCCTTCCGCGCGCCGCGCCTGCCCGGCTCAGGGCGCGCCGAACCGTGCGCGCAGCTCCCGCTTGAGGACCTTGCCGCTGGCGTTCCGCGGCAGCGCGTCCACGAACATCACCCGTTTGGGCGCCTTGAACGGCGCGAGGCGGGCGCGGGCCGCCGCGATCAGCTCCTGCTCCCCCACGCCCGCCCCGCCGTCCGCGTCCCCGGTGCCGCCCGTCCCGTCGCTACGCCGTACGACCACCGCGGTCACCGCCTCGATCCAGCGCTCGTCCGGCAGTCCGATGACCGCGACCTCGGCCACCTGCGGATGCTCGTAGAGCACGTCCTCCACCTGGCGCGAGGCGACCAGGACGCCACCGGAGTTGATGACGTCCTTCACCCGGTCGACCACCGTGAAATAGCCGTCGGCGTCACGGACGGCGAGGTCGCCGGAGTGGAACCAGCCGTCCCGGAACGCCTCGGCGGTCTCCTCGGGCTTGTCCCAGTAGCCGGTGCACAGTTGTGGGGAGCGGTAGACGACCTCGCCCCGGGTGCCGTCCGGCACCTCCCGGCCCTCCTCGTCCACCACCCGCGCCTCGACGAACAGCACCGGGCGCCCGCAGGAGTCCATCCGGCCCTCGTGTTCGTCGGGGCCGAGGACGGTGGCCAGCGGCCCGATCTCGCTCTGCCCGAAGCAGTTGTAGAAGGCGAGTGCGGGCAGCCGGGCCCGGAGCCGCTCCAGGACCGGTACCGGCATGATCGAGGCCCCGTAGTAGGCCTTGCGCAGCCCGGTCAGCTCCCGGGTGGTGAAGCCGGGGTGGTTCGCCAGCGCGATCCACACGGTCGGCGGCGCGAACAGGCTGTCGGCCAGGCCCTCTTCCACCAGGTCGAAGATCCGGTCCGGGTCGGGACCGTCCAGGATGGTGTTCTCCGCGCCCACCGCCAGGTAGGGCAGCAGGAAGACATGCATCTGCGCGGAGTGGTAGAGCGGGAGCGAGTGCAGCGGCCGGTCGGTCTCCTTCAGGTCGAGGGCGACGACGGCGCTGGTGTACTCGTGCACCAGGGCACGGTGCGTCATCATCGCGCCCTTGGGCAGGGCGGTGGTCCCCGAGGTGTAGAGAAGCTGGACGAGATCCTCGTCGGACACCTCGGCCACCGGCTCGTCGGCCACCCCCTCGTCGGCATCCGGCTCGTCGGCGTCCGGCTCAGCGGTGACCGGCCCGCCGGCGTCCGGCCCGGCGCCGGCCGCGAGCCGCTCCAGCAGCCCGTCGGGCGCCCCGTACAGCGGCATGGTGCGTACGGAGTCCGGGAGCCGGTGCGCGAGGGCGGCGTCGGTGAGCACCAGCGCGCTGCCCGACTGTGTGACGAGGTAGCGCAGATCCTCGCCGGTGAGGCTGTGGTTGACCGGCACATGCACCAGTCCGGCGCGGGCACAGGCCAGGAACCCGATCAGGTACGCATCCGAGTTGTGGCCGTAGGAGGCGACCCGGTCGCCGGGCCGCAGGCCGTCCGCCCGCAGCAGCCGGGCCGCGGCGGTCACCGCGTCGTCCAGCTCGCGATAGGTCCAGGCCCGGTCCGCGTACCGCACCGCGGTCCGTCCGGGCACCCGACGGGCGCTGCGTCGCAGGACTCCGTCGACCGTATTGCTCCGCGCTTGCGTCATGGCGCGATCCTGGGCCGCACCTCACCGCCGGTCAAGCACCCGGCCGGAGTTGGGGACGGCAGCGGCCGGACCGCCCGCCGGGGCCGGACCCGAGCCCGGCCCCGGGGACCGGCCCCGGGTTACGCCTACACCGCCCGCTCCCGCCCCTCCCAGTACGGGTCCCGCAGCCGGCGCTTGTAGAGCTTGCCGTTGGGGTCGCGTGGCATGACGGTGATGAAGTCGACCGACTTGGGCCGTTTGTAGCCGGCCAGTTGCCGGGCGCAGTGGGCCATGATCTCGGCCGCCAGTCCGGGCCCCGGCACCTGGCCCTCGGCGGGTTCCACGACGGCCTTGACCTCCTCGCCCCAGTCGTCGTGCGGGATGCCGAAGGCGGCCGCGTCGGCGACCGCGGGGTGGCCGAGCAGGACGGATTCGATCTCGGCGGGGTAGATGTTCACCCCGCCCGAGATGATCATGTCGATCTTGCGGTCGCGGAGGAAGAGGTAGCCGTCCGCGTCCAGGTACCCGAGGTCGCCGACAGTGAAGAAGTCGCCGATCCGGTTCTTCTTCGTCTTGCCCTCGTCCTTGTGGTACTGGAAGCCGCCGGTGCTCATCTTCATGTAGACGGTGCCGAGTTCGCCCGCGGGCAGCCGGTTTCCGTCGTCGTCGAAGACGGCCAGTTCGCTGATCGGCCAGGCCTTGCCGACCGTCCCGGGCTTCTTGAGCCAGTCCTCGGCGGTCGCGAAGGCGCCGCCGCCCTCACTGGCCGCGTAGTACTCCTCGACGCAGTCCCCCCACCAGTCGATCATCGCGCGTTTGACGTGGTCGGGGCAGGGCGCGGCACCGTGCAGGGCGTGCCGCATCGAACTCACGTCGTACGCCGCGCGGGTCTCCTCCGGCAGGGCGAGCAGCCGGTGGAACTGGGTGGGCACCATATGGGTGTGGGTGCAGCGGTGGGCGTCGATCAGGGCCAGCATGCTCTGCGGCGTCCACTTGTCCATCAGGACCAGGCGATGGCCGATGTGCAGCGAGGCGCCGGCGAACTGCAGTACGGCGGTGTGGTAGAGCGGCGAGCAGACCAGGTGGACGTTGTCGTCGAACGGCGTGATGCCGAAGATGCCGAGGAATCCGCCCAGGTGGGCGGACTCGGGCGCGGTGCCGGGCAACGGCCTGCGGATGCCGCGCGGGCGTCCGGTGGTGCCCGAGGTGTAGTTCATGACCCAGCCCAGCGTGCGGTCCTCGGGCGCGGACTCCGGCTGCCCGTCCAGGAGTTGGGCGTACGGCCGGAAGCCGTCGATATGACCGAGGGCATGGCGCCGGGACGCCGGCAGCTCCGCCTCGTCGGCCGCGTGCCGGGCCGCCTCCGCGAACCGCTCGTGCGCGATCAGCACCTTCGCCCCGGAGTCGGCGACGATCCAGGCGATCTCCGGGCCGACCAGGTGGTGGTTGACGGGCACCAGGTAGAAACCGGCCTGGGACGCGGCGAGATAGGCGGTGAAGAACTCGACGCCGTTCGGGAGGACCACGGCGAAGGCGTCGCCGCGCCGCAGGCCCGCCGCGCGCAGGCCGTGGACCAGTTGGTTGCTCGCGGCGTGCAGCCGGCCCGCGGTCCACTCCTCGCCGTCCGGGGCGATCAGGACCGTACGGTCCGGGTCGGCGGTGGCCTGCGCCCAGAATCCGTTGGGCGGTGGGGAGTCTTGGGTCATTGCGCTGTCCTCCTCAAGATCAGCCACGTCCGGCGATGCGGTTGATGCGGTCGACGGCCCGCTCGAAACCGCGGGTGAGGTCGTCGAAGACGGCCGCCACACTGCGCTCGCTGTTCATCCGGCCGACGATCTGGCCGACCGGGGTGCCGAGCAGCGGCTCGACCTCGTAGCGCTGGATACGGGAGTTGGCCTCGGCGACCAGCAGCCCCTGCAGCGGCATCGGGAGAGGGCCGGGGCCACCCGGTTCGTCCCAGGCGTCGGTCCATTCGGTGCGCAGTTGACGGGCGGGTTTGCCGGTCAGGGCGCGGGAGCGGACGGTGTCGCCCGGACCCGCGGCGAGCAGCTTCGCGGTCAGCCGCCGGGAGTGCAGATCGGCCTCCTCGGTGGTCAGCCAGAGCGAGCCCAGCCAGACGCCCTGGGCGCCGAGGGCGAGCCCGGCGGCGATCTGTTCCCCGGTGCCGATACCGCCCGCGGCGAGCACCGGCAGCGGATCGACGGCGGCCACCACCTCGGGGGTGAGGACCATGGTGGCGATCTCGCCGGTGTGCCCGCCCGCCTCGTACCCCTGGGCGACGACGATGTCGATGCCGGCGGCCTTGTGGTGGCGTGCGTGGCGCGGGCTGCCGGCGAGTGCGGCGACGAGGACGCCGTGGTCGTGGGCGCGCCGGATGACGTCGGCCGGCGGCGAGCCGAGGGCGTTGGCCAGCAGCTTGATCGGATAGTCGAAGGCCACATCGAGCTGGGAGCGGGCGACCTGCTCCATCCAGCCGGTGATCCGCCAGCCGGACGCCTCCCCCTCCGCGAGCGGCGGCACCTGGTGCTTGTCGAGGAGCTCGGTGACGAAGCGTCGGTGCCCCTCCGGGATCATCGCCTCGACCTCGGCCTCGGTGACGCCCTCCACCTTCTTGGCGGGCATCACCACATCGAGCCCGTACGGCAGCCCTCCGGTGTGCTCCTGCATCCAGTCCAGGTCGCGGGCGAGTTCGTCCGGTGCGGTGTAGCGGACCGCGCCGAGCACCCCGAACCCGCCGGCCCGGGTGATCGCCGCGGCGACCGCGGGGAACGGCGTGAACCCGAAGACGGCGTGCTCGACTCCCAGCGCGTTGCTCAGCTCCGTCTGCATGCGCGAAGGATGCCGCAGCGGGCCGTACGAGGGAAGAGACTTTCTGATGCAGCGTCAGAAACTTGGCGCCGGGCCCCGGAACGGGCTGCCGCCGGCCGCCCCGGGACGCCGGGACGGCCGGCCCGCGCCCTTCACCCCTCCTCCAGCACCGCCATCGCCGCGTTGTGTCCCGGGATGCCGCTCACTCCCCCGCCGCGCAGCGCACCCGCACCGCACAGGAGGACGTTGGCGTGCGTGGTCGCCACGCCCCAGCGGGCCGGCGCGGACCGGGCGTCGCCCAGCTCCTCGTCCGACGGATCCGCGTACGGGAACGCCAGGTCGCGGTGGAAGATGTTGCCGCCCGGCAGGCCGAGATCCCGGTCCAGGTCGAGGGGTGAGCGGGCCTCGATGCAGGGGCGGCCGTCGCCGTCGTGGGCCAGGCAGCCGGCGAGCGGTTCGGCGAGGTGGCGGTCGAGTTCGGCGAGGGTGGCCGCCAGGAGGCGGTCGCGGGTGGTGTCGTTGTCGGCGGTGAACAGGCTCGCCGGGGCGTGCAGACCGAACAGGGTGAGCGTCTGGTACCCCTGCCGCACCAGGTCCGCGCCGAGGATGGAGGGGTCGGTGAGCGAGTGGCAGTAGATCTCGGAGGGCGGGGCGGAGGGCAGGGCGCCGGACGCGGCCTGCTGGTAGGCGCTCTCCAGCTGGGTGTAGCCCTCGGCGATGTGGAAGGTGCCGGAGAAGGCCTCGCGCGGGTCCACACCGGTGTCGCGCAGCCGCGGCAGCCGGGTGAGCAGCATATTGACCTTGAGCTGGGCGCCCTCGGCAGGTGGCGGCGGGGCCTCGCCCAGCAGGCGGGCCAGCTCGCGCGGGGCGGCGTTGACGAGGACCCGGCGGGCGCCGACGGTGCCCTGCTCACAGGTCACCTCCGCGCCGCGGCCGTCCGTCGCGATACCGGTCACCGCGCAGTCGGTGACGATCTCCGCCCCGGCCCGGCGGGCGGC is a window of Streptomyces caniferus DNA encoding:
- a CDS encoding VOC family protein; protein product: MLTTHYVPGTPNWLDLGAPDIDDAVAFYGAVFGWTFQSAGPDSGGYGFFQLDGKTVGAVGPLMEEGARSAWTVYFQTPDADATLKSVEQAGGAVRVPPMDVFTAGRLAAFTDSTGADFAVWQPGDVQGLETVMEPNSLCWTELYTTDAAAAKGFYRSVFSWSHQDMPMGGDMIYSVVSAPGGGKADDTGHGGIMQLGKEHLEAGSTSEWHPYFGVTDCDATFAAATGQGATALIPPVDAPGVGRLAMVKDPAGAPFALIKGDPTLG
- a CDS encoding fatty acyl-CoA synthetase; the encoded protein is MTQARSNTVDGVLRRSARRVPGRTAVRYADRAWTYRELDDAVTAAARLLRADGLRPGDRVASYGHNSDAYLIGFLACARAGLVHVPVNHSLTGEDLRYLVTQSGSALVLTDAALAHRLPDSVRTMPLYGAPDGLLERLAAGAGPDAGGPVTAEPDADEPDADEGVADEPVAEVSDEDLVQLLYTSGTTALPKGAMMTHRALVHEYTSAVVALDLKETDRPLHSLPLYHSAQMHVFLLPYLAVGAENTILDGPDPDRIFDLVEEGLADSLFAPPTVWIALANHPGFTTRELTGLRKAYYGASIMPVPVLERLRARLPALAFYNCFGQSEIGPLATVLGPDEHEGRMDSCGRPVLFVEARVVDEEGREVPDGTRGEVVYRSPQLCTGYWDKPEETAEAFRDGWFHSGDLAVRDADGYFTVVDRVKDVINSGGVLVASRQVEDVLYEHPQVAEVAVIGLPDERWIEAVTAVVVRRSDGTGGTGDADGGAGVGEQELIAAARARLAPFKAPKRVMFVDALPRNASGKVLKRELRARFGAP
- a CDS encoding nitronate monooxygenase codes for the protein MQTELSNALGVEHAVFGFTPFPAVAAAITRAGGFGVLGAVRYTAPDELARDLDWMQEHTGGLPYGLDVVMPAKKVEGVTEAEVEAMIPEGHRRFVTELLDKHQVPPLAEGEASGWRITGWMEQVARSQLDVAFDYPIKLLANALGSPPADVIRRAHDHGVLVAALAGSPRHARHHKAAGIDIVVAQGYEAGGHTGEIATMVLTPEVVAAVDPLPVLAAGGIGTGEQIAAGLALGAQGVWLGSLWLTTEEADLHSRRLTAKLLAAGPGDTVRSRALTGKPARQLRTEWTDAWDEPGGPGPLPMPLQGLLVAEANSRIQRYEVEPLLGTPVGQIVGRMNSERSVAAVFDDLTRGFERAVDRINRIAGRG
- a CDS encoding acyl-CoA synthetase — protein: MTQDSPPPNGFWAQATADPDRTVLIAPDGEEWTAGRLHAASNQLVHGLRAAGLRRGDAFAVVLPNGVEFFTAYLAASQAGFYLVPVNHHLVGPEIAWIVADSGAKVLIAHERFAEAARHAADEAELPASRRHALGHIDGFRPYAQLLDGQPESAPEDRTLGWVMNYTSGTTGRPRGIRRPLPGTAPESAHLGGFLGIFGITPFDDNVHLVCSPLYHTAVLQFAGASLHIGHRLVLMDKWTPQSMLALIDAHRCTHTHMVPTQFHRLLALPEETRAAYDVSSMRHALHGAAPCPDHVKRAMIDWWGDCVEEYYAASEGGGAFATAEDWLKKPGTVGKAWPISELAVFDDDGNRLPAGELGTVYMKMSTGGFQYHKDEGKTKKNRIGDFFTVGDLGYLDADGYLFLRDRKIDMIISGGVNIYPAEIESVLLGHPAVADAAAFGIPHDDWGEEVKAVVEPAEGQVPGPGLAAEIMAHCARQLAGYKRPKSVDFITVMPRDPNGKLYKRRLRDPYWEGRERAV
- a CDS encoding alpha/beta fold hydrolase, with product MAHDGERAGTVEAEGQEWWTASGVRLRRVSSGDGRGNWLFVPGGPGLGSESLHGLVAAARVPGSAWLVDLPGDGSNRGLPAVPADPYAQWPGVLAEAAQALDEVVMVGHSTGGMFLLSVPELPAQLAGLVLISSAPHAGWRSGFARYAQDHPLPEVDAAAERYARQPDDRTLRALTLAAAPWNFRPSASAEGRALLSGLPYCHDAVAWADAHFDDDYRARWTPRDLPTLIVSGDRDHVVDQRLWQDEPGFQGPHVLHRRIAEAGHFPWVENPEAVRTAFADLAARLAPTD
- the paaK gene encoding phenylacetate--CoA ligase PaaK; the encoded protein is MPEAATGSEAFDEAERLSADALHALQLTRLRASLQHAHDHVPFYREAFDRAGVHPQDCRSLGDLARFPFTVKDDLRAQYPFGMFAVPKEKVRRIHASSGTTGRPTIVGYTERDLSHWADVVARSLRAAGARPGHTVHIAYGYGLFTGGLGAHYGAERLGCTVVPASGGMTSRQVQIIQDLRPEIIMVTPSYMLTLLDEFERQGIDPRTTSLEVGVFGAEPWTQEMRREIEERFAIDAVDIYGLSEVMGPGVAQECVETKDGLHIWEDHFYPEVVDPITGEVLPDGAHGELVFTSLTKEAMPVIRYRTRDLTRLLPGSARAPFRRMEKITGRSDDMIILRGVNLFPAQVEEIVLRTPGVAPHFQLKLTREGRMDRLTVRAEARPDAPPEVRTVAAGLIARGVKEGIGVSVAVEIVDPETLERSVGKIKRIVDARPRDRAADTS
- a CDS encoding phytoene desaturase family protein; this translates as MPERTSYDAVIVGGGHNGLVAAAYLARAGRSVLVLERLDHTGGAAVSTRAFAGVDARLSRYSYLVSLLPPKIVRDLGLRFAVRKRTVSSYTPTVRDGRPTGLLVGGGEGRTRAAFAELTGSEREFDAWQRFYGTTQRLAERVFPTLTEPLPTRAALRATVDDDATWHALFERPLGEVVEETFTDDLVRGVVLTDGLIGTFATAHDPSLRQNRCFLYHVIGGGTGDWDVPLGGMGALTDALADAARRAGAEIVTDCAVTGIATDGRGAEVTCEQGTVGARRVLVNAAPRELARLLGEAPPPPAEGAQLKVNMLLTRLPRLRDTGVDPREAFSGTFHIAEGYTQLESAYQQAASGALPSAPPSEIYCHSLTDPSILGADLVRQGYQTLTLFGLHAPASLFTADNDTTRDRLLAATLAELDRHLAEPLAGCLAHDGDGRPCIEARSPLDLDRDLGLPGGNIFHRDLAFPYADPSDEELGDARSAPARWGVATTHANVLLCGAGALRGGGVSGIPGHNAAMAVLEEG